In the Clostridia bacterium genome, CCTACCTACTCATCGGCCACTTCGACGCCCATGCTTCGGGCGCTTCCAGCAACTAGGCTCATGGCTGCTTCGATGTCATTGGCGTTAAGGTCCTGCATCTTCACCTGGGCTATCTCTCTAACCTTCTCGCGGGAGAGCGTGCCCACCTTGGTTTTGTTGGGCTCACCGGAGCCTGACTCCACGCCCAACGCGCGCTTGATCAGGAACGACACCGGGGGAGTTTTCAGCACCAGTGTGTACGAGCGATCGTCGAACACGGTGACTTCCACTGGGATGATCGTCCCAACCTGGTCGGCAGTTTTTGAGTTAAAGTTCTTGCAGAACTCAACGATGTTGATGCCTGTAGGAGCAAGCACAGGACCTACTGGCGGAGCAGGAGTTGCCTTCCCCGCGTTCAGCTGCAGCTTAACCATGGCTGTGACTTTCTTCGCCATACGCTGACACCTCCTTTCGAAGTGAACGCTAGTACTTCTCCACCTGCGAAAAATCGAGTTCAACCGGGGTCTCGCGTCCAAACATGGACACAGCTACGCGCAGTTTGCCCCGTTCCTGGTTGACTTCCTGGACGGCGCCGGAGAAGTTCTGGAACGGACCGGACATCACCCGGACCGTCTCGCCCACCTCGAAATCCACCTTGGGCTTGACTTCTTCCATACCCATCTCCTGCAGGATCACATGGGTCTCACCGTCGGTAAGGGGAGTAGGCTTATTGCCTGATCCGACGAATCCTGTGACCCCAGGAGTGTTTCTGACCACGTGCCACGAGTCATCAGTCATGAGCATCTCGACCAGCACGTACCCAGGGTATTTCTTGCGCTTGACGACCTTCTTCTTGCCGTCTTTGTACTCGACTTCGTCCTCAGTGGGTATGAGAACGCGGAAGATCTTATCTTCCTTCTCCATGGTCTTTACGCGGCGCTCGAGATTCGCCTTCACCTTGTTCTCATAGCCGGTGGCCGTGTGAACCACGAACCAAGCTACACCTTCGCCGGGCATGTCAGTGCTCATGTCGCTCATGCAGCCGTCCCGAATACCCTGTTGACGAGGGCCGAGAGACCCAGATCGATAACCCCAAGGAACACTGCAACGATGAACACGTACACCACGACGGCGATGGTATAGGACATGAGTTCCTTCCTGTTCGGCCACTGTACTCGTTTGAACTCGGCCCGGACCTCCCTCAGGTACTTGCCGATCCCAGCGAACCAGCCCTGGGCGCGCGCGAGGAGAGTCGGTTTGGCCTCTGTAGCCATGGTTTGGATCCCTCCCCTGTGAAACACG is a window encoding:
- the rplK gene encoding 50S ribosomal protein L11, with protein sequence MAKKVTAMVKLQLNAGKATPAPPVGPVLAPTGINIVEFCKNFNSKTADQVGTIIPVEVTVFDDRSYTLVLKTPPVSFLIKRALGVESGSGEPNKTKVGTLSREKVREIAQVKMQDLNANDIEAAMSLVAGSARSMGVEVADE
- the nusG gene encoding transcription termination/antitermination protein NusG, coding for MSDMSTDMPGEGVAWFVVHTATGYENKVKANLERRVKTMEKEDKIFRVLIPTEDEVEYKDGKKKVVKRKKYPGYVLVEMLMTDDSWHVVRNTPGVTGFVGSGNKPTPLTDGETHVILQEMGMEEVKPKVDFEVGETVRVMSGPFQNFSGAVQEVNQERGKLRVAVSMFGRETPVELDFSQVEKY
- the secE gene encoding preprotein translocase subunit SecE, whose amino-acid sequence is MATEAKPTLLARAQGWFAGIGKYLREVRAEFKRVQWPNRKELMSYTIAVVVYVFIVAVFLGVIDLGLSALVNRVFGTAA